A window from Chloracidobacterium sp. encodes these proteins:
- a CDS encoding TetR/AcrR family transcriptional regulator, which translates to MTTKLPLAFSSELATALPKQERSRRTREKLIQAAAQLFEERGFEKTTSNDIAAAAGVSIGSFYAYFSDKRQVLLLLFEQRLAERLDAVFSNFTEDDLTGDDLRGCIERCIYRTFANKAEAPGLTRLIYDMASKDEAVGLLCRRLMDDSVQNLAKLLRKAVTLKLTQLTDPWVTATTIVYAVEAVARKCVLEDELPEPAWKPYITCLTDMTYGFVFGARPSPVSGGPLTSLANPETKPT; encoded by the coding sequence ATGACGACAAAACTTCCTCTGGCTTTCAGCTCAGAGCTTGCAACGGCTTTACCGAAGCAGGAACGCAGCCGCCGCACTCGCGAAAAGCTCATTCAGGCGGCGGCGCAGCTCTTTGAAGAGCGTGGCTTTGAGAAAACGACCTCTAACGACATTGCAGCGGCGGCCGGGGTCAGCATTGGGTCGTTCTATGCATACTTCTCGGACAAACGGCAGGTGTTGTTACTGCTGTTTGAACAACGGCTGGCGGAGCGATTGGACGCCGTGTTCAGCAATTTTACAGAAGACGACCTGACCGGCGATGACTTACGCGGCTGCATCGAGCGGTGCATTTACCGTACTTTTGCCAACAAGGCGGAAGCGCCCGGATTGACGCGCCTCATCTATGACATGGCGTCCAAGGATGAAGCGGTTGGGTTGCTCTGCCGACGTTTGATGGACGACTCGGTGCAAAATTTAGCCAAATTGCTTCGCAAAGCCGTCACTCTCAAGCTCACTCAGCTTACCGACCCCTGGGTGACGGCGACCACCATTGTGTATGCTGTCGAAGCAGTCGCCCGTAAGTGTGTCCTGGAGGACGAGTTGCCGGAGCCGGCGTGGAAGCCGTACATCACCTGCCTCACGGACATGACCTATGGTTTTGTCTTCGGCGCACGCCCTTCACCGGTTTCTGGCGGACCGCTCACATCACTGGCAAATCCCGAAACCAAACCTACTTAG
- a CDS encoding VWA domain-containing protein: MTGIRSLAASLIAISLLQTLLGSTMAQERPSPRTPKTEKPSAPDEVFTIDTNLVVLDVAVFDQDNRFVGDLGKEHFRVYDEQVLQEIEYFSREEAPVSLGFVLDTSGSMRPRRTKVIEAVKFLVRAAKPGDEFFLVDFKNKAELAEEFTPRPADIEDAVDNIVWGGGTALLDAIQLSAEYADKEGKNRRKAIVVISDGDDRDSYYDRRQLLKLLQEYQVQVYIIGFPDEDDDGGLFGRSTRKRSIELINDIAKETGGRAFFPKSPDELPEIVRAINADLRTQYSIGFVPNQDRRDGGFRRITVRVEDGKRKLVARTRSGYVPRKGD, translated from the coding sequence ATGACAGGAATCCGAAGCTTGGCGGCGAGTCTTATCGCCATCAGCCTTCTACAAACGCTGTTGGGAAGCACCATGGCGCAGGAACGACCTTCTCCAAGGACGCCCAAAACAGAGAAGCCGTCTGCGCCGGACGAGGTGTTTACCATTGACACCAACCTTGTGGTGCTTGATGTAGCCGTCTTTGATCAAGATAACCGCTTTGTCGGCGACCTGGGCAAAGAACACTTTCGGGTCTACGACGAACAGGTTTTGCAAGAGATTGAGTACTTCAGCCGCGAGGAAGCTCCGGTCAGTTTAGGGTTCGTCCTCGACACGAGCGGCTCGATGCGGCCGCGCCGAACCAAAGTCATCGAAGCTGTGAAGTTTCTGGTGCGTGCGGCAAAACCAGGGGATGAGTTCTTCCTCGTAGATTTCAAAAACAAGGCTGAGTTAGCGGAGGAGTTCACACCGCGTCCAGCCGACATAGAGGACGCAGTGGACAACATCGTGTGGGGCGGCGGCACAGCGTTGCTCGACGCCATTCAACTTTCCGCCGAGTACGCCGATAAGGAAGGCAAAAACCGCCGAAAGGCAATCGTCGTCATTTCGGACGGCGATGACCGCGACAGCTATTATGACCGCCGCCAGCTGCTCAAGCTGCTGCAGGAGTACCAAGTGCAAGTTTACATCATCGGTTTCCCGGACGAGGACGACGACGGCGGGTTATTTGGACGTTCAACACGGAAGCGTTCCATCGAGCTGATTAATGACATCGCCAAGGAAACCGGCGGTCGCGCGTTCTTTCCGAAGTCACCCGACGAGCTGCCGGAGATTGTGCGTGCCATTAACGCCGACCTGCGAACGCAGTACTCGATTGGGTTTGTCCCAAACCAAGATCGGCGGGACGGTGGATTCCGGCGCATTACGGTTCGTGTTGAGGATGGCAAGCGCAAGCTTGTGGCGCGAACGCGCTCTGGCTACGTACCTCGCAAGGGGGATTGA